In one Sphingobacterium daejeonense genomic region, the following are encoded:
- a CDS encoding sensor histidine kinase — MKTDFINNMTHEFKTPVATIMIASESLRDPEISSDGKRVNKLANIIYDENVRLGSHIERVLNIARLEKENLKIERVNVHINSLANAVLESMRLQMDKAEGTLNIDIAADNDLVVGDELHLSNVMFNLVDNAIKYSKGKPEITFRTFNRGNNIVISVADKGMGMTKDQQEKIFDQFYRIPTGNIHNVKGFGLGLSYVNDIVKRLNGKITVKSEKDKGTQFEVTLPLKNASKEVA, encoded by the coding sequence ATGAAGACAGACTTTATCAATAATATGACTCATGAATTCAAGACTCCAGTTGCCACAATTATGATTGCCAGCGAATCACTTCGTGATCCTGAAATCTCCTCTGATGGCAAAAGAGTCAATAAGCTTGCGAACATAATTTATGATGAAAATGTTCGGTTGGGCTCACATATTGAAAGGGTTTTGAACATAGCTAGGTTAGAGAAAGAAAACCTAAAGATCGAGCGCGTCAATGTTCATATCAATTCACTTGCAAATGCTGTTTTGGAAAGCATGCGTCTACAAATGGATAAGGCTGAAGGAACCCTAAACATTGATATTGCTGCTGATAACGACTTGGTTGTTGGAGATGAATTGCACTTGTCCAATGTGATGTTTAATTTGGTTGATAATGCGATTAAGTATTCCAAAGGAAAACCAGAAATCACTTTTAGGACTTTTAATAGAGGGAACAACATTGTAATTTCTGTTGCAGACAAAGGAATGGGGATGACCAAGGACCAACAAGAAAAGATCTTCGATCAATTCTACCGTATCCCAACAGGGAACATTCACAACGTGAAAGGATTTGGTTTAGGACTTAGCTATGTAAACGATATTGTCAAACGCTTGAACGGTAAAATCACCGTTAAGAGTGAAAAAGATAAAGGCACACAATTTGAAGTAACTCTTCCTTTGAAAAATGCATCTAAGGAAGTTGCATAA
- a CDS encoding response regulator transcription factor encodes MNQKILLAEDDPNLGELLKDYLELKGKFDVVLCTDGQEGMDAFRKEEFDLCILDVMMPKKDGFSLGKDIRKINQTVPIIYATAKGMMEDKTQAFELGGDDYITKPFRVEELLLRINALLKRASKDKEEEVSDKFEIGDYFFDYTSQIISYKGQQQKLSTKEAELLRLLCLKKNDVLTREEALIKIWHDDNYFTGRSMDVFLSKLRKYLKEDPNVEIVNVHGKGYKLLVS; translated from the coding sequence ATGAATCAAAAGATATTATTAGCAGAAGATGATCCTAATTTGGGTGAATTACTAAAGGATTATCTAGAATTAAAAGGAAAATTTGACGTGGTACTTTGTACCGATGGTCAGGAAGGCATGGATGCTTTTCGTAAAGAGGAGTTTGATCTATGCATCTTGGATGTCATGATGCCCAAGAAAGATGGTTTTTCATTGGGGAAAGATATCCGCAAGATCAATCAAACGGTTCCAATTATCTATGCGACTGCCAAGGGAATGATGGAAGATAAAACACAGGCCTTTGAATTGGGTGGAGATGATTATATCACAAAACCATTCCGTGTTGAGGAGTTATTGCTTCGCATCAATGCGCTTCTTAAAAGAGCTTCAAAAGATAAGGAGGAAGAAGTTTCTGATAAATTTGAAATCGGAGATTATTTCTTTGATTACACCAGTCAGATTATTTCGTATAAGGGCCAACAACAGAAGCTTTCCACGAAGGAAGCCGAATTATTGCGCTTACTTTGCTTGAAGAAAAATGATGTCTTAACTCGTGAGGAAGCCTTAATCAAGATTTGGCATGACGACAATTATTTTACCGGCCGAAGTATGGATGTTTTCTTGAGCAAGCTTAGAAAATACCTTAAGGAGGACCCTAATGTTGAAATAGTTAATGTCCACGGTAAAGGATATAAGTTGTTGGTGAGCTAA
- a CDS encoding DUF4833 domain-containing protein, with protein MTRFILVVLIFVSSFQAFCQDGYPKPTSNDGLLFYIQHNRGKNAFIYSINYSNNHKIDTDEPVKVTRQLFDKNGEIKPLTAIQKNFAYGIDIDKINANHYELAIVSLPDQKLYLTIPSKGKAYVETTVNGVKIKVNRLFIRIKDGTSGFSTKLDYILFYGTHKNKEVILKLEI; from the coding sequence ATGACCAGGTTTATCTTAGTAGTACTGATATTCGTATCTTCATTTCAAGCCTTTTGTCAGGATGGTTATCCAAAACCAACTTCCAACGATGGATTATTGTTCTACATCCAACATAACAGAGGTAAGAATGCATTTATTTATTCCATTAATTACAGCAATAACCATAAAATCGACACGGATGAGCCCGTTAAAGTTACCCGTCAATTATTTGACAAAAATGGAGAAATAAAACCTTTAACCGCCATTCAGAAAAACTTTGCATACGGTATTGATATAGATAAAATCAACGCAAATCACTATGAACTTGCCATCGTATCACTCCCAGATCAAAAGCTATATCTAACCATACCTTCCAAAGGAAAAGCCTACGTAGAGACTACGGTTAATGGTGTAAAAATCAAAGTCAATAGATTATTTATTCGTATAAAAGACGGAACTTCAGGATTTAGCACCAAATTAGATTATATATTATTTTATGGAACCCACAAAAACAAAGAAGTAATTTTAAAGCTTGAAATTTAA